In one window of Janthinobacterium sp. 1_2014MBL_MicDiv DNA:
- the xth gene encoding exodeoxyribonuclease III: MKLATWNVNSLKVRLPQVLQWLADNPVDILCLQETKLTDDKFPVADIEAAGYQVVFSGQKTYNGVAILSKLPITDVVKNNPRYEDAQQRILAATIGGVRVVCAYVPNGQSVDSDKYEYKLGWLAALHDWLAEEAQQHPQLAVVGDYNIAPDDRDVHDPVAWEGQVLVSDKERAALQRLFDIGLTDAFRLFEQAEKSFSWWDYRQLGFRLNKGLRIDHILLSPALAGRCTACVIDRVPRKWEQPSDHAPVVATID, encoded by the coding sequence ATGAAATTAGCCACCTGGAACGTCAACTCGCTCAAAGTGCGCCTGCCGCAAGTGCTGCAGTGGCTGGCAGACAACCCGGTCGACATACTGTGCCTGCAAGAAACCAAGCTGACGGACGACAAGTTCCCCGTCGCCGACATCGAGGCGGCCGGCTACCAGGTGGTCTTCAGCGGCCAGAAGACCTACAACGGCGTGGCCATCCTGTCGAAGCTGCCGATCACCGACGTGGTGAAGAACAATCCGCGCTATGAAGACGCGCAGCAGCGCATCCTGGCCGCCACCATCGGCGGCGTGCGCGTCGTCTGCGCCTACGTGCCGAACGGCCAGAGCGTCGACTCGGACAAATATGAGTACAAGCTGGGCTGGCTGGCCGCCCTGCACGACTGGCTGGCCGAGGAGGCGCAGCAGCACCCGCAGCTGGCCGTCGTCGGCGACTACAATATCGCGCCCGACGACCGCGACGTGCACGACCCGGTCGCCTGGGAAGGCCAAGTGCTGGTCTCGGACAAGGAACGCGCCGCCCTGCAGCGCCTGTTCGACATCGGCCTGACGGACGCCTTCCGCCTGTTCGAGCAGGCGGAAAAATCGTTCAGCTGGTGGGATTACCGCCAGCTGGGCTTCCGCCTCAACAAAGGACTGCGCATCGACCACATCCTGCTGTCGCCCGCCCTGGCTGGCCGCTGCACGGCTTGCGTGATCGACCGCGTGCCGCGCAAGTGGGAACAGCCGTCCGACCACGCGCCCGTCGTCGCCACCATCGACTGA
- a CDS encoding CreA family protein: MHKLLAAALLLGAACVPAHAETIGSVDTVFKLIGPDHKIVVEAYDDPRVSGVSCYLSRAKTGGIKGAVGLAEDKADAAVACRQVGPLQFKGKLPRQEEVFTERASIFFKHVRVVRMVDSKRNALVYLVYSDRLIEGSPKNSVTAVAVPGDQPIPVR, translated from the coding sequence ATGCATAAATTGCTGGCCGCCGCATTGCTGCTGGGCGCCGCGTGCGTCCCGGCGCATGCCGAAACCATCGGTTCCGTCGACACGGTCTTCAAGCTGATCGGCCCGGACCACAAGATCGTCGTCGAAGCCTATGACGATCCCCGCGTGTCGGGCGTCAGCTGCTATCTGTCGCGCGCCAAGACGGGCGGCATCAAGGGCGCCGTCGGCCTGGCGGAAGACAAGGCCGATGCGGCTGTCGCCTGCCGCCAGGTGGGGCCGCTGCAATTCAAGGGCAAGCTGCCGCGCCAGGAAGAAGTGTTCACCGAGCGTGCCTCGATCTTCTTCAAGCACGTGCGCGTGGTGCGCATGGTCGACAGCAAGCGCAATGCGCTGGTCTACCTCGTGTATTCGGACCGCCTGATCGAAGGCAGTCCGAAAAACAGCGTCACCGCCGTCGCCGTGCCTGGCGACCAGCCGATTCCCGTGCGCTAG
- a CDS encoding DUF1653 domain-containing protein gives MRYRHYKGGIYELVCEATLESDLTPMIVYRAADGSIWTRPKDVFFQLIEVEGVMVQRFAPIN, from the coding sequence ATGCGTTATCGGCACTACAAGGGCGGCATTTACGAACTGGTATGCGAAGCCACGCTGGAATCGGATCTGACGCCGATGATCGTCTATCGCGCCGCTGACGGCTCGATCTGGACGCGGCCGAAAGACGTGTTCTTTCAGCTGATCGAAGTCGAGGGCGTCATGGTGCAGCGATTTGCCCCCATTAACTGA
- a CDS encoding leucyl aminopeptidase — MDFSIKAFDTKSTLGTAKSGCIAVAVFENKKLSPAAKSLDSKGAISAALKSGDISGKPGSTLLLRAIDGVVAERVLLVGMGSDETVSEKNFATGVQAALKAFGSLGAADAIIALPLTDVKERDVNWAIRCVVQAAHDSEYRCDSQKSKKDPAPAGVRKIVLSAPATAATRGALAQAIAIANGSDLTRKLGDLPANIANPTYLANTAKQLGKDYKFEVEVLDRKQLEALKMGSFLSVTNGSEQPPKFIVLKHMGGKAKDAPVVLVGKGITFDTGGISIKAGPGMDEMKYDMCGAASVLGTFRAIGEMNLKLNVIGVIAACENMPSGRATKPGDIVTSMNGLTIEVLNTDAEGRLVLCDALTYAERFKPAAVVDIATLTGACVIALGHHNSGLFTRSDAAHDQLANELLAAGKQASDTAWRMPIEEAYNEQLKSNFADLANIGTPGGGSVTAAAFLENFTKKYTWAHLDIAGTAWKSGGAKGATGRPVPLLTTFLINRV; from the coding sequence ATGGACTTTAGCATAAAAGCATTCGATACCAAGAGCACCCTCGGCACGGCCAAAAGCGGATGCATCGCGGTTGCGGTATTCGAAAACAAAAAACTGTCGCCAGCGGCAAAATCGCTGGACAGCAAGGGTGCGATTTCGGCTGCGCTGAAGTCCGGCGACATCAGCGGCAAGCCTGGCAGCACTTTGCTGCTGCGCGCAATCGATGGCGTCGTCGCAGAACGCGTTCTGCTGGTCGGCATGGGCAGCGATGAAACGGTCAGCGAAAAAAACTTCGCTACCGGCGTACAAGCTGCACTGAAGGCCTTCGGCTCCCTCGGCGCCGCGGACGCCATTATCGCACTACCGCTGACGGATGTGAAAGAGCGCGACGTTAATTGGGCAATCCGTTGCGTTGTACAAGCCGCACATGACAGCGAATACCGCTGCGACTCGCAAAAGAGCAAGAAAGATCCAGCGCCAGCGGGCGTGCGCAAGATCGTCCTGTCGGCACCTGCCACCGCTGCCACGCGCGGCGCGCTGGCACAAGCCATCGCCATTGCCAACGGTTCCGACCTGACGCGCAAGCTGGGCGACCTGCCGGCGAACATCGCCAATCCAACCTACCTGGCCAACACGGCCAAGCAGCTGGGCAAGGATTACAAGTTTGAAGTCGAAGTACTGGACCGCAAACAGCTGGAAGCGCTGAAAATGGGCAGCTTCCTGTCCGTCACCAACGGCAGCGAGCAGCCGCCGAAGTTCATCGTCCTGAAACACATGGGCGGCAAGGCCAAGGATGCGCCAGTCGTCCTGGTCGGCAAAGGCATCACCTTCGACACGGGCGGCATCTCGATCAAGGCCGGTCCTGGCATGGACGAGATGAAATACGACATGTGCGGCGCCGCCTCGGTGCTGGGCACCTTCCGCGCCATCGGTGAAATGAACCTGAAGCTGAACGTCATCGGCGTCATCGCCGCCTGCGAAAACATGCCATCGGGCCGCGCCACCAAGCCGGGCGACATCGTCACCTCCATGAATGGCCTGACCATCGAAGTGCTGAACACCGACGCCGAAGGCCGCCTGGTGCTGTGCGACGCACTGACCTACGCCGAACGCTTCAAGCCGGCAGCCGTCGTCGATATCGCCACCCTGACGGGCGCCTGCGTCATCGCGCTGGGCCACCACAACAGCGGCCTGTTTACGCGCAGCGATGCGGCGCATGACCAGCTGGCCAATGAGCTGCTGGCAGCCGGCAAGCAAGCCAGCGACACGGCCTGGCGCATGCCGATCGAAGAGGCATACAACGAGCAGCTGAAGTCGAACTTCGCCGACCTGGCCAACATCGGCACGCCAGGCGGCGGTTCGGTGACGGCAGCGGCCTTCCTGGAAAACTTCACCAAGAAGTACACCTGGGCGCATCTGGACATCGCCGGCACGGCATGGAAATCGGGCGGCGCAAAAGGCGCCACCGGTCGTCCGGTGCCCCTGCTGACGACGTTCCTGATCAACCGCGTGTAA